The Anolis carolinensis isolate JA03-04 chromosome 2, rAnoCar3.1.pri, whole genome shotgun sequence genome contains the following window.
cacccggcttgccGGGAGAGAtgatagggcctccctattatccgacagTTTCGGTTATCCGTATTATCCGATGTTCCAGGCCGCATGGCccagggtgcttgctggagggacgaGACTTTTCCCTCCAGCAAGgacccggcactttggagaagcctggtgcatgttgctgcctagtaaCCAGGTGCTTGCCGGAGAGACAAGACTCCTCCCTCCAGCAAGACTtttcccttcggcaagcacccggcttgccGGGAGAGAtgatagggcctccctattatccgacagTTTTGGTTATCCGTATTATCCGATGTTCCAGGCCGCATGGCccagggtgcttgctggagggacgagactcttccctccagcaaggacccggcactttggagaagcctggtgcatgttgctgcctagtaaCCAGGTGCTTGCCGGAGAGACAAGACTCCTCCCTCCAGCAAGACTtttcccttcggcaagcacccggcttgccGGGAGAGAtgatagggcctccctattatccgacagTTTCGGTTATCCGTATTATCCGATGTTCCAGGCCGCATGGCccagggtgcttgctggagggacgaGACTTTTCCCTCCAGCAAGgacccggcactttggagaagcctggtgcatgttgctgcctagtaaCCAGGTGCTTGCCGGAGAGACAAGACTCCTCCCTCCAGCAAGACTTTTCCCTTCAGCAAGCACCTGGCTTGCCGGGAGAGAtgatagggcctccctattatccgacagTTTTGGTTATCCGTATTATCCGATGTTCCAGGCCGCATGGCccagggtgcttgctggagggacgagactcttccctccagcaaggacccggcactttggagaagcctggtgcatgttgctgcctagtaaCCAGGTGCTTGCCGGAGAGACAAGACTCCTCCCTCCAGCAAGACTtttcccttcggcaagcacccggcttgccGGGAGAGAtgatagggcctccctattatccgacagTTTTGGTTATCCGTATTATCCGATGTTCCAGGCCGCATGGCccagggtgcttgctggagggacgaGACTTTTCCCTCCAGCAAGgacccggcactttggagaagcctggtgcatgttgctgcctagtaaCCAGGTGCTTGCCGGAGAGACAAGACTCCTCCCTCCAGCAAGACTTTTCCCTTCAGCAAGCACCTGGCTTGCCGGGAGAGAtgatagggcctccctattatccgacagTTTTGGTTATCCGTATTATCCGATGTTCCAGGCCGCATGGCccagggtgcttgctggagggacgaGACTCTTCCCTCCAGCAAGGACCCGGCACTTTGGCTTGCTGGAAGAGAtgatagggcctccctattatccgacagtttcggttatccgacgtttggcccgcccgtttatgtcggataatcGGAACTCTACtgcactttcaaagtaaggactgcatcat
Protein-coding sequences here:
- the LOC134295936 gene encoding uncharacterized protein LOC134295936, with product MIGPPYYPTVSVIRIIRCSRPHGPGCLLEGRDFSLQQGPGTLEKPGACCCLVTRCLPERQDSSLQQDFSLRQAPGLPGEMIGPPYYPTVLVIRIIRCSRPHGPGCLLEGRDSSLQQGPGTLEKPGACCCLVTRCLPERQDSSLQQDFSLRQAPGLPGEMIGPPYYPTVSVIRIIRCSRPHGPGCLLEGRDFSLQQGPGTLEKPGACCCLVTRCLPERQDSSLQQDFSLQQAPGLPGEMIGPPYYPTVLVIRIIRCSRPHGPGCLLEGRDSSLQQGPGTLEKPGACCCLVTRCLPERQDSSLQQDFSLRQAPGLPGEMIGPPYYPTVSVIRRLARPFMSDNRNSTALSK